Proteins encoded by one window of Chaetodon trifascialis isolate fChaTrf1 chromosome 15, fChaTrf1.hap1, whole genome shotgun sequence:
- the s1pr2 gene encoding sphingosine 1-phosphate receptor 2: protein MNLCRKAAVLCHPVTMKSKYSQYHNKTLIHSYYAFAKNMTPQDMYKHIESKKQLTTLNIVIVILCTIIILENLLVLIAVCRNKKFHSAMFFFIGNLAFSDLLAGSAYIANIFLSGSKTFDLMPIQWFIREGTAFIALAASVFSLLAIAMERYLAITKVKVYGSTKTCRMFLLIGACWVTSILLGGLPIIGWNCINNLRECSAVLPLYSKKYILFVVTIFSIILLSIVILYVKIYLIVRSSRQEATNAAAYSLLKTVTIVLGVFIMCWLPAFTILLLDSFCSIQLCPILSKAEIFFGFATLNSALNPVIYTLRSKDMRKEFLRVLCCWGVLQSGRPSDRCLVPLKSSSSLEHCTNKHEHQTTPIMQDCTTCV, encoded by the coding sequence ATGAATCTTTGCCGTAAAGCCGCTGTGCTCTGCCACCCTGTCACCATGAAGAGCAAGTATTCCCAGTACCACAATAAGACTCTGATCCACTCCTACTATGCCTTTGCTAAGAACATGACACCCCAGGATATGTATAAACATATTGAGAGTAAAAAGCAGCTCACCACCCtcaacattgtcattgtgatcctctgcaccatcatcatcctggaGAATCTGCTGGTCCTAATTGCTGTCTGCCGCAACAAGAAGTTCCACTCCgccatgtttttcttcatcggCAACCTGGCATTCTCTGACCTGCTGGCAGGCTCGGCCTACATAGCCAACATTTTTTTATCAGGGTCAAAGACCTTTGATCTGATGCCTATACAGTGGTTCATCCGGGAGGGTACAGCTTTTATTGCTCTGGCAGCTTCAGTCTTCAGCTTGCTGGCCATAGCTATGGAACGCTACCTTGCTATCACCAAGGTCAAGGTGTATGGCTCCACCAAAACGTGCCGCATGTTTCTTTTGATAGGAGCTTGTTGGGTCACCTCCATCCTGCTCGGAGGACTTCCCATCATCGGCTGGAACTGCATCAACAACCTCCGTGAATGCTCAGCTGTTTTGCCACTCTACTCAAAGAAGTACATCCTCTTTGTTGTCACCATTTTCAGCATCATACTGCTCTCTATTGTCATCCTCTATGTGAAAATCTATTTGATTGTACGGTCCAGTCGCCAGGAAGCAACCAATGCAGCCGCCTATTCCCTTTTGAAAACTGTCACTATAGTGCTGGGTGTCTTCATCATGTGCTGGCTGCCCGCTTTTACCATCCTCCTCCTAGATTCATTCTGCAGTATACAACTCTGCCCTATCCTCTCCAAAGCAGAGATATTTTTTGGCTTTGCCACTCTGAACTCAGCACTTAACCCAGTGATCTACACACTGCGCAGCAAAGACATGAGAAAAGAATTTCTGcgtgtgttgtgctgctgggGGGTGTTGCAGAGCGGGCGGCCCTCTGACCGTTGTCTGGTCCCTCTAAAGAGCTCTAGCTCTCTGGAACACTGCACCAACAAACATGAACACCAGACCACACCCATCATGCAAGACTGTACCACCTGTGTTTGA